A window of Lagenorhynchus albirostris chromosome 11, mLagAlb1.1, whole genome shotgun sequence contains these coding sequences:
- the LOC132529332 gene encoding putative uncharacterized protein encoded by LINC01465, with translation MGGKSTADAYGTWTVPERQQAALPRFARRAPATSPGCAARSPPCGGGWAAAGPPPLPRSLHPREAGSPPGRTPERFPQRQHRLRRRNQKPRHSPEVPRPPAPQHPSGKSRAPLQEARIKQTKTP, from the coding sequence ATGGGCGGCAAAAGCACAGCAGACGCCTACGGGACCTGGACGGTCCCCGAGAGGCAGCAAGCAGCGCTCCCGCGCTTCGCCCGTCGCGCTCCCGCCACGTCTCCGGGCTGTGCCGCCCGCTCCCCTCCCTGCGGTGGGGGCTGGGCGGCGGCTGGGCCCCCACCGTTGCCGCGCTCCCTACACCCGCGCGAGGCCGGCTCTCCGCCCGGGAGAACGCCGGAGCGCTTCCCGCAGAGGCAACACCGACTCCGGCGCCGCAACCAGAAACCACGGCACAGCCCAGAAGTCCCCAGGCCACCGGCTCCCCAGCACCCTTCGGGGAAATCTCGTGCACCTCTGCAGGAGGcgagaataaaacaaacaaaaaccccgtAA